A stretch of Rhododendron vialii isolate Sample 1 chromosome 4a, ASM3025357v1 DNA encodes these proteins:
- the LOC131321933 gene encoding diacylglycerol kinase 5-like isoform X6, with the protein MYLVVNPTEIVYGPNFWIAREVAHKNPGGVFLFVVTEGSIQVHCSCLHKFPIIQMYEPLMDDSNPEPTNFLKEFYIPDYILLPNSEGEVLPHVPRCPVIVFINSKSGGQLGGAVLITYRSLLNKNQVFDLLEEAPDDVLRRLYLNLEKLKLNGDELAPKIQERLRIIVAGGDGTVSWLLGVVSDLKLSQPPPIAPVPLGTGNNIPFAFGWGKKNPRTDHHSVESFLRQVIEAKEMKIDSWHLLMRMRAPKQGFCEPIPPLELPHCMHAYRQISLTDTLNMEGYHTFRGGFWNYFSIGMDAQVSYAFHSRRKLHPDKFKNQLVNQITYLKIVCRQGWFCAYPFYPSSRNIAQLAKVKFMKKHGEWQDLHISRSIRSIVCLNLPSFSGGLNPWGTPSTKKKLNRELTPPFVDDGLLEIVGFRDAWHGLVLLCPNGHGTRLAQEMHAFLIHRNWVSILRKYI; encoded by the exons ATGTATTTAGTGGTGAACCCCACAGAAATAGTGTATGGACCTAATTTCTGGATTGCACGTGAGGTGGCCCACAAGAACCCAGGAGGAGTTTTTCTGTTTGTTGTAACTGAAGGTTCTATACAAGTGCATTGTTCATGTTTGCACAAATTTCCCATTATTCAAATG TACGAGCCATTGATGGACGACTCTAATCCAGAGCCTACCAACTTTCTGAAGGAATTCTACATACCTGATTACATACTTCTGCCCAATTCAGAGGGTGAAGTTCTTCCTCATGTACCAAGATGCCCAGTTATCGTGTTCATCAACTCTAAAAGTGGTGGTCAGTTGGGTGGGGCTGTTCTTATCACATATCGTTCTCTCCTGAACAAAAATCAG GTTTTTGATTTGCTGGAAGAGGCTCCTGATGATGTCTTACGCAGACTGTATCTCAATCTAGAAAAGCTCAAGCTTAATGGTGATGAATTGGCTCCTAAGATTCAGGAGAGACTGAGGATCATT GTTGCTGGTGGGGATGGAACTGTTAGCTGGCTTCTTGGAGTTGTTTCCGACCTGAAATTATCTCAGCCACCACCAATTGCTCCAGTGCCCCTGGGAACTGGAAACAACATTCCATTCGCTTTTGGTTGG GGAAAGAAGAATCCCAGGACAGATCATCATTCTGTTGAGTCATTTTTGCGTCAAGTAATCGAAGCCAAGGAAATGAAGATAGACAG CTGGCACCTTCTCATGAGGATGAGAGCTCCAAAACAAGGCTTCTGTGAACCAATCCCACCTCTTGAGTTACCACATTGTATGCATGCATACAGACAAATATCTTTAACAGACACTCTGAACATG GAAGGTTACCACACTTTCCGCGGAGGGTTTTGGAATTACTTCAGCATAG GTATGGATGCGCAAGTATCCTATGCTTTCCATTCTAGGCGAAAGCTGCATCCAGATAAGTTCAAAAACCAGTTGGTTAATCAG ATTACTTATCTGAAGATTGTATGTAGACAAGGATGGTTTTGTGCTTATCCGTTCTATCCTTCTTCAAG GAACATAGCTCAGCTTGCAAAGGTTAAGTTCATGAAAAAACATGGAGAATGGCAGGATCTACACATCTCTCGCAG TATCAGGTCCATTGTATGCCTCAACTTGCCTAGCTTCTCTGGTGGATTAAATCCTTGGGGAACACCAAGTACAAAGAAAAAACTCAAT AGGGAATTGACTCCACCATTTGTTGATGATGGCCTTCTGGAGATTGTTGGTTTTAGAGATGCTTGGCATGGGCTTGTTTTGCTATGTCCAAACGGACATGGGACTCGTCTTGCGCAG GAAATGCATGCCTTTCTTATACATAGGAACTGGGTATCCATTCTCCGGAAATATATTTAG
- the LOC131321933 gene encoding diacylglycerol kinase 5-like isoform X4, producing the protein MYLVVNPTEIVYGPNFWIAREVAHKNPGGVFLFVVTEGSIQVHCSCLHKFPIIQMYEPLMDDSNPEPTNFLKEFYIPDYILLPNSEGEVLPHVPRCPVIVFINSKSGGQLGGAVLITYRSLLNKNQVFDLLEEAPDDVLRRLYLNLEKLKLNGDELAPKIQERLRIIGKKNPRTDHHSVESFLRQVIEAKEMKIDSWHLLMRMRAPKQGFCEPIPPLELPHCMHAYRQISLTDTLNMEGYHTFRGGFWNYFSIGMDAQVSYAFHSRRKLHPDKFKNQLVNQITYLKIVCRQGWFCAYPFYPSSRNIAQLAKVKFMKKHGEWQDLHISRSIRSIVCLNLPSFSGGLNPWGTPSTKKKLNRELTPPFVDDGLLEIVGFRDAWHGLVLLCPNGHGTRLAQAHRIRFEFHKGAADHAYMRIDGEPWKQPLPVDDDTVVIEISHHGQLKMLATPKCIAKSVHDQLMPTNHDVDGEDRGEDNDSVGEEQRKFGAADTFKIPYEEQNKGKDSCSSQ; encoded by the exons ATGTATTTAGTGGTGAACCCCACAGAAATAGTGTATGGACCTAATTTCTGGATTGCACGTGAGGTGGCCCACAAGAACCCAGGAGGAGTTTTTCTGTTTGTTGTAACTGAAGGTTCTATACAAGTGCATTGTTCATGTTTGCACAAATTTCCCATTATTCAAATG TACGAGCCATTGATGGACGACTCTAATCCAGAGCCTACCAACTTTCTGAAGGAATTCTACATACCTGATTACATACTTCTGCCCAATTCAGAGGGTGAAGTTCTTCCTCATGTACCAAGATGCCCAGTTATCGTGTTCATCAACTCTAAAAGTGGTGGTCAGTTGGGTGGGGCTGTTCTTATCACATATCGTTCTCTCCTGAACAAAAATCAG GTTTTTGATTTGCTGGAAGAGGCTCCTGATGATGTCTTACGCAGACTGTATCTCAATCTAGAAAAGCTCAAGCTTAATGGTGATGAATTGGCTCCTAAGATTCAGGAGAGACTGAGGATCATT GGAAAGAAGAATCCCAGGACAGATCATCATTCTGTTGAGTCATTTTTGCGTCAAGTAATCGAAGCCAAGGAAATGAAGATAGACAG CTGGCACCTTCTCATGAGGATGAGAGCTCCAAAACAAGGCTTCTGTGAACCAATCCCACCTCTTGAGTTACCACATTGTATGCATGCATACAGACAAATATCTTTAACAGACACTCTGAACATG GAAGGTTACCACACTTTCCGCGGAGGGTTTTGGAATTACTTCAGCATAG GTATGGATGCGCAAGTATCCTATGCTTTCCATTCTAGGCGAAAGCTGCATCCAGATAAGTTCAAAAACCAGTTGGTTAATCAG ATTACTTATCTGAAGATTGTATGTAGACAAGGATGGTTTTGTGCTTATCCGTTCTATCCTTCTTCAAG GAACATAGCTCAGCTTGCAAAGGTTAAGTTCATGAAAAAACATGGAGAATGGCAGGATCTACACATCTCTCGCAG TATCAGGTCCATTGTATGCCTCAACTTGCCTAGCTTCTCTGGTGGATTAAATCCTTGGGGAACACCAAGTACAAAGAAAAAACTCAAT AGGGAATTGACTCCACCATTTGTTGATGATGGCCTTCTGGAGATTGTTGGTTTTAGAGATGCTTGGCATGGGCTTGTTTTGCTATGTCCAAACGGACATGGGACTCGTCTTGCGCAG GCACACAGAATCCGGTTTGAATTTCACAAGGGTGCGGCTGACCACGCGTATATGAGGATCGATGGGGAACCCTGGAAGCAACCCCTTCCAGTAGACGATGACACTGTTGTGATAGAGATCTCTCATCATGGACAGTTGAAGATGCTCGCCACCCCCAAGTGCATAGCCAAAAGTGTACACGATCAGCTGATGCCTACAAATCATGATGTTGATGGAGAGGATAGAGGTGAAGACAACGACTCTGTAGGAGAAGAACAAAGGAAGTTTGGGGCAGCAGACACATTCAAGATCCCCTATGAG gaGCAGAATAAGGGAAAAGACAGTTGCAGCTCGCAGTGA
- the LOC131321934 gene encoding uncharacterized protein LOC131321934 — MSSTSRAWIAATCVGAVEALKDQGFCRWNCTMRSIHQHAKTNLRFFPQANKLSPSSSAMVSWEEKAEEAEESLRKVMYLSCWGPN; from the coding sequence ATGAGTTCAACAAGCAGAGCATGGATTGCGGCCACGTGCGTTGGGGCCGTGGAGGCGTTAAAAGATCAGGGATTCTGTAGGTGGAACTGTACCATGAGGTCGATACACCAGCATGCCAAGACCAATCTCCGGTTCTTCCCGCAGGCCAATAAACTGTCTCCTTCGTCATCGGCCATGGTTTCGTGGGAGGAGAAGGCCGAAGAGGCGGAAGAGTCACTGAGGAAAGTTATGTACTTGAGCTGTTGGGGTCCAAATTGA
- the LOC131321933 gene encoding diacylglycerol kinase 1-like isoform X3, producing the protein MFAQISHYSNGTILRHRSIMQYEPLMDDSNPEPTNFLKEFYIPDYILLPNSEGEVLPHVPRCPVIVFINSKSGGQLGGAVLITYRSLLNKNQVFDLLEEAPDDVLRRLYLNLEKLKLNGDELAPKIQERLRIIVAGGDGTVSWLLGVVSDLKLSQPPPIAPVPLGTGNNIPFAFGWGKKNPRTDHHSVESFLRQVIEAKEMKIDSWHLLMRMRAPKQGFCEPIPPLELPHCMHAYRQISLTDTLNMEGYHTFRGGFWNYFSIGMDAQVSYAFHSRRKLHPDKFKNQLVNQITYLKIVCRQGWFCAYPFYPSSRNIAQLAKVKFMKKHGEWQDLHISRSIRSIVCLNLPSFSGGLNPWGTPSTKKKLNRELTPPFVDDGLLEIVGFRDAWHGLVLLCPNGHGTRLAQAHRIRFEFHKGAADHAYMRIDGEPWKQPLPVDDDTVVIEISHHGQLKMLATPKCIAKSVHDQLMPTNHDVDGEDRGEDNDSVGEEQRKFGAADTFKIPYEEQNKGKDSCSSQ; encoded by the exons ATGTTTGCACAAATTTCCCATTATTCAAATGGTACAATTCTGCGTCACCGGAGTATCATGCAG TACGAGCCATTGATGGACGACTCTAATCCAGAGCCTACCAACTTTCTGAAGGAATTCTACATACCTGATTACATACTTCTGCCCAATTCAGAGGGTGAAGTTCTTCCTCATGTACCAAGATGCCCAGTTATCGTGTTCATCAACTCTAAAAGTGGTGGTCAGTTGGGTGGGGCTGTTCTTATCACATATCGTTCTCTCCTGAACAAAAATCAG GTTTTTGATTTGCTGGAAGAGGCTCCTGATGATGTCTTACGCAGACTGTATCTCAATCTAGAAAAGCTCAAGCTTAATGGTGATGAATTGGCTCCTAAGATTCAGGAGAGACTGAGGATCATT GTTGCTGGTGGGGATGGAACTGTTAGCTGGCTTCTTGGAGTTGTTTCCGACCTGAAATTATCTCAGCCACCACCAATTGCTCCAGTGCCCCTGGGAACTGGAAACAACATTCCATTCGCTTTTGGTTGG GGAAAGAAGAATCCCAGGACAGATCATCATTCTGTTGAGTCATTTTTGCGTCAAGTAATCGAAGCCAAGGAAATGAAGATAGACAG CTGGCACCTTCTCATGAGGATGAGAGCTCCAAAACAAGGCTTCTGTGAACCAATCCCACCTCTTGAGTTACCACATTGTATGCATGCATACAGACAAATATCTTTAACAGACACTCTGAACATG GAAGGTTACCACACTTTCCGCGGAGGGTTTTGGAATTACTTCAGCATAG GTATGGATGCGCAAGTATCCTATGCTTTCCATTCTAGGCGAAAGCTGCATCCAGATAAGTTCAAAAACCAGTTGGTTAATCAG ATTACTTATCTGAAGATTGTATGTAGACAAGGATGGTTTTGTGCTTATCCGTTCTATCCTTCTTCAAG GAACATAGCTCAGCTTGCAAAGGTTAAGTTCATGAAAAAACATGGAGAATGGCAGGATCTACACATCTCTCGCAG TATCAGGTCCATTGTATGCCTCAACTTGCCTAGCTTCTCTGGTGGATTAAATCCTTGGGGAACACCAAGTACAAAGAAAAAACTCAAT AGGGAATTGACTCCACCATTTGTTGATGATGGCCTTCTGGAGATTGTTGGTTTTAGAGATGCTTGGCATGGGCTTGTTTTGCTATGTCCAAACGGACATGGGACTCGTCTTGCGCAG GCACACAGAATCCGGTTTGAATTTCACAAGGGTGCGGCTGACCACGCGTATATGAGGATCGATGGGGAACCCTGGAAGCAACCCCTTCCAGTAGACGATGACACTGTTGTGATAGAGATCTCTCATCATGGACAGTTGAAGATGCTCGCCACCCCCAAGTGCATAGCCAAAAGTGTACACGATCAGCTGATGCCTACAAATCATGATGTTGATGGAGAGGATAGAGGTGAAGACAACGACTCTGTAGGAGAAGAACAAAGGAAGTTTGGGGCAGCAGACACATTCAAGATCCCCTATGAG gaGCAGAATAAGGGAAAAGACAGTTGCAGCTCGCAGTGA
- the LOC131321933 gene encoding diacylglycerol kinase 1-like isoform X1 — MYLVVNPTEIVYGPNFWIAREVAHKNPGGVFLFVVTEGSIQVHCSCLHKFPIIQMYEPLMDDSNPEPTNFLKEFYIPDYILLPNSEGEVLPHVPRCPVIVFINSKSGGQLGGAVLITYRSLLNKNQVFDLLEEAPDDVLRRLYLNLEKLKLNGDELAPKIQERLRIIVAGGDGTVSWLLGVVSDLKLSQPPPIAPVPLGTGNNIPFAFGWGKKNPRTDHHSVESFLRQVIEAKEMKIDSWHLLMRMRAPKQGFCEPIPPLELPHCMHAYRQISLTDTLNMEGYHTFRGGFWNYFSIGMDAQVSYAFHSRRKLHPDKFKNQLVNQITYLKIVCRQGWFCAYPFYPSSRNIAQLAKVKFMKKHGEWQDLHISRSIRSIVCLNLPSFSGGLNPWGTPSTKKKLNRELTPPFVDDGLLEIVGFRDAWHGLVLLCPNGHGTRLAQAHRIRFEFHKGAADHAYMRIDGEPWKQPLPVDDDTVVIEISHHGQLKMLATPKCIAKSVHDQLMPTNHDVDGEDRGEDNDSVGEEQRKFGAADTFKIPYEEQNKGKDSCSSQ, encoded by the exons ATGTATTTAGTGGTGAACCCCACAGAAATAGTGTATGGACCTAATTTCTGGATTGCACGTGAGGTGGCCCACAAGAACCCAGGAGGAGTTTTTCTGTTTGTTGTAACTGAAGGTTCTATACAAGTGCATTGTTCATGTTTGCACAAATTTCCCATTATTCAAATG TACGAGCCATTGATGGACGACTCTAATCCAGAGCCTACCAACTTTCTGAAGGAATTCTACATACCTGATTACATACTTCTGCCCAATTCAGAGGGTGAAGTTCTTCCTCATGTACCAAGATGCCCAGTTATCGTGTTCATCAACTCTAAAAGTGGTGGTCAGTTGGGTGGGGCTGTTCTTATCACATATCGTTCTCTCCTGAACAAAAATCAG GTTTTTGATTTGCTGGAAGAGGCTCCTGATGATGTCTTACGCAGACTGTATCTCAATCTAGAAAAGCTCAAGCTTAATGGTGATGAATTGGCTCCTAAGATTCAGGAGAGACTGAGGATCATT GTTGCTGGTGGGGATGGAACTGTTAGCTGGCTTCTTGGAGTTGTTTCCGACCTGAAATTATCTCAGCCACCACCAATTGCTCCAGTGCCCCTGGGAACTGGAAACAACATTCCATTCGCTTTTGGTTGG GGAAAGAAGAATCCCAGGACAGATCATCATTCTGTTGAGTCATTTTTGCGTCAAGTAATCGAAGCCAAGGAAATGAAGATAGACAG CTGGCACCTTCTCATGAGGATGAGAGCTCCAAAACAAGGCTTCTGTGAACCAATCCCACCTCTTGAGTTACCACATTGTATGCATGCATACAGACAAATATCTTTAACAGACACTCTGAACATG GAAGGTTACCACACTTTCCGCGGAGGGTTTTGGAATTACTTCAGCATAG GTATGGATGCGCAAGTATCCTATGCTTTCCATTCTAGGCGAAAGCTGCATCCAGATAAGTTCAAAAACCAGTTGGTTAATCAG ATTACTTATCTGAAGATTGTATGTAGACAAGGATGGTTTTGTGCTTATCCGTTCTATCCTTCTTCAAG GAACATAGCTCAGCTTGCAAAGGTTAAGTTCATGAAAAAACATGGAGAATGGCAGGATCTACACATCTCTCGCAG TATCAGGTCCATTGTATGCCTCAACTTGCCTAGCTTCTCTGGTGGATTAAATCCTTGGGGAACACCAAGTACAAAGAAAAAACTCAAT AGGGAATTGACTCCACCATTTGTTGATGATGGCCTTCTGGAGATTGTTGGTTTTAGAGATGCTTGGCATGGGCTTGTTTTGCTATGTCCAAACGGACATGGGACTCGTCTTGCGCAG GCACACAGAATCCGGTTTGAATTTCACAAGGGTGCGGCTGACCACGCGTATATGAGGATCGATGGGGAACCCTGGAAGCAACCCCTTCCAGTAGACGATGACACTGTTGTGATAGAGATCTCTCATCATGGACAGTTGAAGATGCTCGCCACCCCCAAGTGCATAGCCAAAAGTGTACACGATCAGCTGATGCCTACAAATCATGATGTTGATGGAGAGGATAGAGGTGAAGACAACGACTCTGTAGGAGAAGAACAAAGGAAGTTTGGGGCAGCAGACACATTCAAGATCCCCTATGAG gaGCAGAATAAGGGAAAAGACAGTTGCAGCTCGCAGTGA
- the LOC131321936 gene encoding uncharacterized protein LOC131321936, translated as MSSTSRAWIAAASVGAVEGLKDQGFCRWNYTMRSIHQHAKTNLRFFPQAKKLSPLSSAMVSREEKAGEAEESLRKVMYLSCWGPN; from the coding sequence ATGAGTTCGACAAGCAGAGCATGGATTGCGGCCGCGAGCGTCGGAGCCGTGGAGGGGTTAAAAGATCAGGGATTCTGCAGGTGGAACTACACCATGAGGTCGATACACCAGCATGCCAAGACTAATCTCCGGTTCTTCCCGCAGGCCAAAAAACTGTCTCCTTTGTCATCGGCCATGGTTTCGCGGGAGGAGAAGGCCGGAGAGGCGGAAGAGTCACTGAGGAAAGTTATGTACTTGAGCTGTTGGGGTCCAAATTGA
- the LOC131321933 gene encoding diacylglycerol kinase 1-like isoform X2 has translation MYLVVNPTEIVYGPNFWIAREVAHKNPGGVFLFVVTEGSIQVHCSCLHKFPIIQMYEPLMDDSNPEPTNFLKEFYIPDYILLPNSEGEVLPHVPRCPVIVFINSKSGGQLGGAVLITYRSLLNKNQVFDLLEEAPDDVLRRLYLNLEKLKLNGDELAPKIQERLRIIVAGGDGTVSWLLGVVSDLKLSQPPPIAPVPLGTGNNIPFAFGWGKKNPRTDHHSVESFLRQVIEAKEMKIDSWHLLMRMRAPKQGFCEPIPPLELPHCMHAYRQISLTDTLNMEGYHTFRGGFWNYFSIGMDAQVSYAFHSRRKLHPDKFKNQLVNQITYLKIVCRQGWFCAYPFYPSSSIRSIVCLNLPSFSGGLNPWGTPSTKKKLNRELTPPFVDDGLLEIVGFRDAWHGLVLLCPNGHGTRLAQAHRIRFEFHKGAADHAYMRIDGEPWKQPLPVDDDTVVIEISHHGQLKMLATPKCIAKSVHDQLMPTNHDVDGEDRGEDNDSVGEEQRKFGAADTFKIPYEEQNKGKDSCSSQ, from the exons ATGTATTTAGTGGTGAACCCCACAGAAATAGTGTATGGACCTAATTTCTGGATTGCACGTGAGGTGGCCCACAAGAACCCAGGAGGAGTTTTTCTGTTTGTTGTAACTGAAGGTTCTATACAAGTGCATTGTTCATGTTTGCACAAATTTCCCATTATTCAAATG TACGAGCCATTGATGGACGACTCTAATCCAGAGCCTACCAACTTTCTGAAGGAATTCTACATACCTGATTACATACTTCTGCCCAATTCAGAGGGTGAAGTTCTTCCTCATGTACCAAGATGCCCAGTTATCGTGTTCATCAACTCTAAAAGTGGTGGTCAGTTGGGTGGGGCTGTTCTTATCACATATCGTTCTCTCCTGAACAAAAATCAG GTTTTTGATTTGCTGGAAGAGGCTCCTGATGATGTCTTACGCAGACTGTATCTCAATCTAGAAAAGCTCAAGCTTAATGGTGATGAATTGGCTCCTAAGATTCAGGAGAGACTGAGGATCATT GTTGCTGGTGGGGATGGAACTGTTAGCTGGCTTCTTGGAGTTGTTTCCGACCTGAAATTATCTCAGCCACCACCAATTGCTCCAGTGCCCCTGGGAACTGGAAACAACATTCCATTCGCTTTTGGTTGG GGAAAGAAGAATCCCAGGACAGATCATCATTCTGTTGAGTCATTTTTGCGTCAAGTAATCGAAGCCAAGGAAATGAAGATAGACAG CTGGCACCTTCTCATGAGGATGAGAGCTCCAAAACAAGGCTTCTGTGAACCAATCCCACCTCTTGAGTTACCACATTGTATGCATGCATACAGACAAATATCTTTAACAGACACTCTGAACATG GAAGGTTACCACACTTTCCGCGGAGGGTTTTGGAATTACTTCAGCATAG GTATGGATGCGCAAGTATCCTATGCTTTCCATTCTAGGCGAAAGCTGCATCCAGATAAGTTCAAAAACCAGTTGGTTAATCAG ATTACTTATCTGAAGATTGTATGTAGACAAGGATGGTTTTGTGCTTATCCGTTCTATCCTTCTTCAAG TATCAGGTCCATTGTATGCCTCAACTTGCCTAGCTTCTCTGGTGGATTAAATCCTTGGGGAACACCAAGTACAAAGAAAAAACTCAAT AGGGAATTGACTCCACCATTTGTTGATGATGGCCTTCTGGAGATTGTTGGTTTTAGAGATGCTTGGCATGGGCTTGTTTTGCTATGTCCAAACGGACATGGGACTCGTCTTGCGCAG GCACACAGAATCCGGTTTGAATTTCACAAGGGTGCGGCTGACCACGCGTATATGAGGATCGATGGGGAACCCTGGAAGCAACCCCTTCCAGTAGACGATGACACTGTTGTGATAGAGATCTCTCATCATGGACAGTTGAAGATGCTCGCCACCCCCAAGTGCATAGCCAAAAGTGTACACGATCAGCTGATGCCTACAAATCATGATGTTGATGGAGAGGATAGAGGTGAAGACAACGACTCTGTAGGAGAAGAACAAAGGAAGTTTGGGGCAGCAGACACATTCAAGATCCCCTATGAG gaGCAGAATAAGGGAAAAGACAGTTGCAGCTCGCAGTGA
- the LOC131321939 gene encoding uncharacterized protein LOC131321939: MSYLNRVWMAASVAVVNGHSDQGHKLKTGLKSIHHHGKKRFSSDPADLRPLSAGSDLAAGSGGHGEDRRKQADETIRQVMYLNCWAPS, encoded by the coding sequence ATGAGTTACCTGAACAGGGTTTGGATGGCGGCGAGTGTGGCCGTCGTGAACGGCCACTCCGACCAAGGCCACAAGCTCAAGACCGGCCTCAAATCCATCCACCACCACGGCAAGAAACGCTTCTCCTCCGACCCGGCTGACCTCCGCCCCTTATCCGCCGGGTCGGACCTGGCGGCTGGGAGTGGTGGCCACGGAGAGGACAGAAGGAAGCAGGCGGACGAGACGATACGGCAAGTGATGTACTTGAACTGCTGGGCCCCCAGCTGA
- the LOC131321933 gene encoding diacylglycerol kinase 5-like isoform X5, giving the protein MDDSNPEPTNFLKEFYIPDYILLPNSEGEVLPHVPRCPVIVFINSKSGGQLGGAVLITYRSLLNKNQVFDLLEEAPDDVLRRLYLNLEKLKLNGDELAPKIQERLRIIVAGGDGTVSWLLGVVSDLKLSQPPPIAPVPLGTGNNIPFAFGWGKKNPRTDHHSVESFLRQVIEAKEMKIDSWHLLMRMRAPKQGFCEPIPPLELPHCMHAYRQISLTDTLNMEGYHTFRGGFWNYFSIGMDAQVSYAFHSRRKLHPDKFKNQLVNQITYLKIVCRQGWFCAYPFYPSSRNIAQLAKVKFMKKHGEWQDLHISRSIRSIVCLNLPSFSGGLNPWGTPSTKKKLNRELTPPFVDDGLLEIVGFRDAWHGLVLLCPNGHGTRLAQAHRIRFEFHKGAADHAYMRIDGEPWKQPLPVDDDTVVIEISHHGQLKMLATPKCIAKSVHDQLMPTNHDVDGEDRGEDNDSVGEEQRKFGAADTFKIPYEEQNKGKDSCSSQ; this is encoded by the exons ATGGACGACTCTAATCCAGAGCCTACCAACTTTCTGAAGGAATTCTACATACCTGATTACATACTTCTGCCCAATTCAGAGGGTGAAGTTCTTCCTCATGTACCAAGATGCCCAGTTATCGTGTTCATCAACTCTAAAAGTGGTGGTCAGTTGGGTGGGGCTGTTCTTATCACATATCGTTCTCTCCTGAACAAAAATCAG GTTTTTGATTTGCTGGAAGAGGCTCCTGATGATGTCTTACGCAGACTGTATCTCAATCTAGAAAAGCTCAAGCTTAATGGTGATGAATTGGCTCCTAAGATTCAGGAGAGACTGAGGATCATT GTTGCTGGTGGGGATGGAACTGTTAGCTGGCTTCTTGGAGTTGTTTCCGACCTGAAATTATCTCAGCCACCACCAATTGCTCCAGTGCCCCTGGGAACTGGAAACAACATTCCATTCGCTTTTGGTTGG GGAAAGAAGAATCCCAGGACAGATCATCATTCTGTTGAGTCATTTTTGCGTCAAGTAATCGAAGCCAAGGAAATGAAGATAGACAG CTGGCACCTTCTCATGAGGATGAGAGCTCCAAAACAAGGCTTCTGTGAACCAATCCCACCTCTTGAGTTACCACATTGTATGCATGCATACAGACAAATATCTTTAACAGACACTCTGAACATG GAAGGTTACCACACTTTCCGCGGAGGGTTTTGGAATTACTTCAGCATAG GTATGGATGCGCAAGTATCCTATGCTTTCCATTCTAGGCGAAAGCTGCATCCAGATAAGTTCAAAAACCAGTTGGTTAATCAG ATTACTTATCTGAAGATTGTATGTAGACAAGGATGGTTTTGTGCTTATCCGTTCTATCCTTCTTCAAG GAACATAGCTCAGCTTGCAAAGGTTAAGTTCATGAAAAAACATGGAGAATGGCAGGATCTACACATCTCTCGCAG TATCAGGTCCATTGTATGCCTCAACTTGCCTAGCTTCTCTGGTGGATTAAATCCTTGGGGAACACCAAGTACAAAGAAAAAACTCAAT AGGGAATTGACTCCACCATTTGTTGATGATGGCCTTCTGGAGATTGTTGGTTTTAGAGATGCTTGGCATGGGCTTGTTTTGCTATGTCCAAACGGACATGGGACTCGTCTTGCGCAG GCACACAGAATCCGGTTTGAATTTCACAAGGGTGCGGCTGACCACGCGTATATGAGGATCGATGGGGAACCCTGGAAGCAACCCCTTCCAGTAGACGATGACACTGTTGTGATAGAGATCTCTCATCATGGACAGTTGAAGATGCTCGCCACCCCCAAGTGCATAGCCAAAAGTGTACACGATCAGCTGATGCCTACAAATCATGATGTTGATGGAGAGGATAGAGGTGAAGACAACGACTCTGTAGGAGAAGAACAAAGGAAGTTTGGGGCAGCAGACACATTCAAGATCCCCTATGAG gaGCAGAATAAGGGAAAAGACAGTTGCAGCTCGCAGTGA